A genomic segment from Micromonospora echinaurantiaca encodes:
- a CDS encoding non-ribosomal peptide synthetase, whose translation MQATSDEYVFAASFAQEWIWLASQLGAEASAYNLRSPILLPSGTDAGVLRAALTELTRRHEPLRTALRTADGTLTQVVHADVPIELAETDLSGLAEPERSARFADLVAADLAAPFVLHQAPLWRARLVHLPQRPALLFTAHHTVFDGSSQPILEAEVEELCQAALHRRAPRLPTLEIQYADYAVWQRDQASSAVAEADLAYWRDRLADAPPVHGLLPDRPRTAATERPGAEVTFDLPGPLRDTVAEVGRRHSASSAMVLLAGYAALLHRLSGDPQVCVGLPVAGRNRPELAPLIGMFVNTLVLRVDLTGDPSFGELIGRVRETMLSAWEHQDLPLPRLVEALNPPRLPGVQPLYQLGFNHLGQVGLSTSNGVAREELLLEVSDTAGRLEYRSDLFDADTARRIVARWLTLLRGGLARPDRPLSALPLLPAAERALLVTGWAAGPPPPPAGPGVVELIRAHATRTPDAVAIRDAGRSLTYRQIDDRAGRLAARLRALGVGPERLVGVALPRGADVVVAMLAVLRAGAAYVPLDPGYPAQRLTHLVTDTAATVVVTSAAVADALPAGAYRTILTDDLDGGPDPDDAAPAPVHPHGLAYVIHTSGSTGRPKGAMIEHHSLAAHATWFARQHALTPADRLLVLASPSFDLFGQEVYPALVAGATLVIAPEQGALDPDAVLDTLRRERVTLLSCVPTVLRHLVGHAGLTEATDLRQVVCIGEQLDGDLAADLGAVRAVPLHNLYGPTETTIAVSAHTVPPGADPAGAVPIGVPMPGARLHVLDERGDPVPVGVPGHLHIGGGPVGRGYLRRPADTAAAFVPDPFGPPGARLYRTGDRCRWRSDGTLEFLERLDRQVKVNGARVELGEIETALRAQPGVDQAAVAVRPDGHGGHRLVGYLTGDADPARLRAGLRAVLPGHLVPTAFVTLDALPLMPSGKLDVAALPDPADADDAPPAVTAPRTGAEELVAAAWAEVLGVASLGVHDNFFDRGGHSLLASRAVARIGAVLDVDVPVYMLFAHPTVAELAVQVERLLVARLDAISEDEAAALLATYER comes from the coding sequence GTGCAGGCCACGTCCGACGAGTACGTCTTCGCCGCGTCCTTCGCCCAGGAGTGGATCTGGCTGGCCAGCCAGCTCGGCGCCGAGGCGTCGGCGTACAACCTGCGGTCGCCGATCCTGCTGCCATCCGGCACCGACGCCGGCGTGCTGCGCGCCGCGCTCACCGAGCTGACCCGCCGGCACGAGCCGCTGCGCACCGCGCTGCGCACCGCCGACGGCACGCTGACCCAGGTCGTGCACGCCGACGTGCCGATCGAACTGGCCGAGACCGACCTGTCCGGGCTGGCCGAGCCGGAACGCTCGGCCCGCTTCGCCGACCTCGTCGCCGCCGACCTGGCCGCCCCGTTCGTGCTGCACCAGGCGCCGCTGTGGCGGGCCCGCCTGGTGCACCTGCCGCAGCGCCCCGCCCTGCTGTTCACCGCGCACCACACAGTCTTCGACGGCAGCTCCCAGCCGATCCTCGAGGCGGAGGTCGAGGAGCTGTGCCAGGCCGCGCTGCACCGGCGGGCGCCCCGCCTGCCCACCCTGGAGATCCAGTACGCGGACTACGCGGTGTGGCAGCGCGACCAGGCCAGCAGCGCCGTCGCCGAGGCCGACCTGGCGTACTGGCGCGACCGGCTCGCCGACGCCCCACCGGTGCACGGGCTGCTGCCGGACCGGCCCCGCACGGCGGCCACCGAACGCCCGGGCGCGGAGGTCACCTTCGACCTGCCCGGGCCGCTGCGCGACACCGTCGCCGAGGTCGGCCGCCGGCACTCGGCCAGCAGCGCCATGGTGCTGCTCGCCGGCTACGCCGCGCTGCTGCACCGGCTCAGCGGCGACCCGCAGGTGTGCGTCGGGCTGCCGGTCGCCGGGCGGAACCGGCCCGAGCTGGCGCCGCTGATCGGCATGTTCGTCAACACGCTGGTGCTGCGCGTCGACCTGACCGGCGACCCGAGCTTCGGCGAGCTGATTGGCCGGGTCCGGGAGACGATGCTGTCGGCCTGGGAACACCAGGACCTGCCGCTGCCCCGGCTCGTCGAGGCGCTCAACCCGCCCCGACTGCCCGGCGTGCAGCCGCTTTACCAGCTCGGCTTCAACCATCTCGGCCAGGTGGGGCTGAGCACCAGCAACGGGGTGGCCCGCGAGGAACTGCTGCTGGAGGTCAGCGACACCGCCGGGCGGCTGGAGTACCGCAGCGACCTGTTCGACGCCGACACCGCGCGGCGGATCGTCGCGCGCTGGCTGACCCTGCTGCGCGGCGGCCTGGCCCGGCCCGACCGGCCGCTGTCCGCCCTGCCGCTGCTGCCCGCCGCCGAACGCGCCCTGCTCGTCACCGGCTGGGCCGCCGGCCCGCCGCCGCCACCGGCCGGCCCCGGGGTGGTCGAGCTGATCCGCGCGCACGCCACCCGCACCCCCGACGCGGTCGCCATCCGCGACGCCGGCCGGTCGCTGACCTACCGGCAGATCGACGACCGCGCCGGCCGGCTGGCCGCCCGGCTGCGGGCCCTCGGCGTCGGCCCCGAGCGGCTGGTCGGGGTGGCGCTGCCCCGCGGCGCCGACGTGGTGGTGGCGATGCTGGCGGTGCTGCGGGCCGGCGCGGCGTACGTGCCCCTGGACCCCGGCTACCCGGCGCAGCGGCTCACCCACCTGGTCACCGACACGGCCGCCACGGTGGTGGTCACCTCCGCCGCGGTCGCCGACGCGCTGCCGGCCGGGGCGTACCGCACGATCCTGACCGACGACCTCGACGGCGGCCCGGACCCGGACGACGCCGCGCCCGCGCCGGTGCACCCGCACGGCCTCGCCTACGTGATCCACACCTCCGGCTCCACCGGCCGGCCCAAGGGCGCGATGATCGAGCACCATTCGCTCGCCGCGCACGCCACCTGGTTCGCCCGGCAGCACGCGCTCACCCCCGCCGACCGGCTGCTGGTGCTCGCCTCCCCCAGCTTCGACCTGTTCGGCCAGGAGGTCTACCCGGCCCTGGTGGCCGGCGCCACCCTGGTGATCGCGCCCGAGCAGGGCGCGCTCGACCCCGACGCGGTGCTCGACACCCTCCGCCGCGAACGGGTCACCCTGCTGTCCTGCGTACCGACGGTGCTGCGGCACCTGGTCGGCCACGCCGGCCTGACCGAGGCGACCGACCTGCGGCAGGTGGTCTGCATCGGCGAGCAGCTCGACGGCGACCTGGCCGCCGACCTCGGGGCGGTGCGCGCCGTGCCGCTGCACAACCTCTACGGGCCGACCGAGACGACCATCGCGGTTTCCGCGCACACGGTGCCCCCGGGCGCCGACCCGGCCGGCGCGGTGCCGATCGGCGTGCCGATGCCCGGCGCGCGGCTGCACGTGCTCGACGAGCGGGGCGACCCGGTCCCGGTGGGCGTGCCGGGGCACCTGCACATCGGCGGCGGCCCGGTCGGCCGCGGCTACCTGCGCCGCCCCGCCGACACCGCGGCCGCGTTCGTGCCCGACCCGTTCGGTCCGCCCGGCGCCCGGCTGTACCGCACCGGCGACCGCTGTCGCTGGCGCTCGGACGGGACGCTGGAGTTCCTGGAGCGGCTCGACCGGCAGGTGAAGGTCAACGGCGCGCGGGTGGAGCTCGGCGAGATCGAGACCGCGCTGCGCGCCCAGCCCGGCGTCGACCAGGCCGCGGTGGCCGTACGCCCCGACGGCCACGGCGGGCACCGGCTGGTCGGCTACCTCACCGGCGACGCCGACCCGGCGCGGCTGCGCGCCGGGCTGCGGGCCGTCCTGCCCGGTCACCTGGTGCCGACCGCCTTCGTCACCCTCGACGCCCTGCCGCTGATGCCCAGCGGCAAGCTCGACGTCGCCGCGCTGCCCGACCCGGCCGACGCCGACGACGCGCCGCCGGCCGTCACCGCCCCGCGCACCGGCGCCGAGGAACTGGTCGCCGCGGCCTGGGCCGAGGTGCTCGGCGTCGCCTCGCTCGGCGTGCACGACAACTTCTTCGACCGGGGCGGGCACTCGCTGCTGGCCAGCCGGGCCGTCGCCCGCATCGGCGCGGTCCTGGACGTGGACGTCCCGGTCTACATGCTCTTCGCCCACCCCACCGTCGCCGAACTGGCCGTCCAGGTCGAACGGCTGCTGGTCGCCCGGCTCGACGCGATCTCCGAGGACGAGGCCGCCGCGCTCCTCGCCACCTACGAAAGGTAG
- a CDS encoding coiled-coil domain-containing protein, which produces MDAQPTPVETRPCAHCGRPVPQRAGAGRPFRYCRDNDGACQRASRNNRMRHRNAPGLPGQVARTWEAVDRLDQIVQTLSEALHAELSPVGVERQLAEARAEAAAQVAAAHAERDEARREADQSTAAAGQAREEARAALADRDAARQRAEQAVARAGRDADRAEQAEAARDEARRVASAAEALRVQAERDRDAARTELRTVRAERDAERRRVTDLTAERDTARADADRATRAATEAAERAERWQAEVTDVRRQIEQARTDTARARAGAADAVRAHERADRARERAEAAAREADAARQEAVDTAGRLRAELAAAAAQRDALTTELAAARQASAAAEHRLAELAVRLRAAEADRDAGQQRVAQLAGQVTDLAAALARLSGPAVPAEPAADAATR; this is translated from the coding sequence ATGGACGCCCAGCCCACCCCCGTCGAGACCCGTCCCTGCGCGCACTGTGGACGCCCGGTGCCCCAGCGCGCCGGCGCGGGCCGGCCGTTCCGCTACTGCCGGGACAACGACGGCGCCTGCCAGCGGGCCTCCCGCAACAACCGGATGCGGCACCGCAACGCCCCCGGCCTGCCCGGGCAGGTGGCCCGCACCTGGGAGGCGGTGGACCGGCTCGACCAGATCGTGCAGACGCTCAGCGAGGCGCTGCACGCCGAGCTGTCCCCGGTCGGGGTGGAACGCCAACTGGCCGAGGCGCGCGCCGAGGCAGCCGCCCAGGTCGCCGCCGCGCACGCCGAACGCGACGAGGCCCGCCGCGAGGCCGACCAGTCCACCGCCGCGGCCGGGCAGGCCCGCGAGGAGGCGCGGGCGGCCCTGGCCGACCGGGACGCCGCTCGCCAGCGCGCCGAGCAGGCCGTCGCCCGGGCCGGCCGGGACGCCGACCGGGCGGAGCAGGCCGAGGCGGCCCGGGACGAGGCCCGCCGGGTGGCCAGCGCGGCCGAGGCGCTGCGGGTGCAGGCCGAGCGGGACCGCGACGCGGCCCGCACCGAGCTGCGTACCGTGCGCGCGGAACGGGACGCCGAGCGGCGCCGGGTCACCGACCTGACCGCCGAACGCGACACCGCCCGCGCCGACGCCGACCGGGCCACCCGGGCCGCCACCGAGGCCGCCGAACGCGCCGAGCGGTGGCAGGCCGAGGTCACCGACGTGCGCCGCCAGATCGAACAGGCCCGTACCGACACCGCGCGGGCGCGGGCCGGCGCCGCCGACGCGGTACGGGCCCACGAACGGGCCGACCGCGCCCGGGAACGCGCCGAGGCAGCCGCCCGCGAGGCCGACGCCGCGCGGCAGGAGGCGGTCGACACCGCCGGGCGGCTGCGCGCGGAGCTGGCGGCCGCCGCCGCCCAGCGGGACGCCCTCACCACCGAACTGGCCGCCGCCCGCCAGGCCAGCGCCGCTGCCGAACACCGGCTCGCCGAGCTGGCGGTACGGCTGCGCGCCGCCGAGGCCGACCGCGACGCCGGCCAGCAGCGGGTCGCCCAACTCGCCGGCCAGGTCACCGACCTGGCGGCCGCGCTGGCCCGGCTCTCCGGCCCGGCCGTCCCCGCCGAACCGGCCGCCGACGCCGCCACCCGCTGA
- a CDS encoding MFS transporter, giving the protein MTGLDHQPATGEGTTLPRGPLAGFATGSLGMGVWVTVPGLLLLYFLTDVLAVAPWLAGLALLLPKVADVLLHPWIGHRCDVEQARRGDRRRLLLIGCALPAAFAALFAVPGGLTGAPAAAWVAVAFVAGNLLFAAYQVPYLATPADLRIGYHERTRLMAFRMVVLTLGILVSGLLAPLLAGGDAATRDGYQRMGLLLAVGMLAAMLVGVAGIGRLRRVAAASAPAHEGGWRALGAALRDRQFRWLVAAYLAMSTTTHLVLAGVPYYAEYELGRAGLTTVLVAAFVAPALLVTPAWLAVARRVGKQRALLAAQGAFAAGSLVLAVGRPAGLPLLVGAVAVLGIAFAGMQLLPFSMVPDVIRAGTGVGAGTYTGVWTATEATGAALGPYLYALCLAGGGFVASVAGETVVQPDSALAAVRYGFGLLPAAAMLAAMLLQRRYTLDRTARAGN; this is encoded by the coding sequence ATGACCGGGCTCGACCACCAGCCGGCCACCGGCGAGGGGACCACGCTGCCGCGCGGGCCGCTGGCCGGCTTCGCCACCGGCTCGCTCGGCATGGGCGTCTGGGTGACCGTCCCCGGCCTGCTGCTGCTCTACTTCCTGACCGACGTGCTGGCCGTGGCGCCCTGGCTGGCCGGCCTGGCGCTGCTGCTGCCGAAGGTCGCCGACGTCCTGCTGCATCCGTGGATCGGGCACCGCTGCGACGTCGAACAGGCCCGCCGCGGTGACCGGCGCCGGCTGCTGCTGATCGGCTGCGCGCTGCCGGCCGCGTTCGCCGCGCTCTTCGCGGTGCCCGGCGGGCTGACCGGCGCACCGGCCGCCGCCTGGGTGGCGGTCGCCTTCGTCGCCGGCAACCTGCTCTTCGCCGCGTACCAGGTGCCCTACCTGGCCACCCCCGCCGACCTGCGGATCGGCTACCACGAGCGCACCCGGCTGATGGCCTTCCGGATGGTCGTGCTCACCCTCGGCATCCTGGTGTCCGGGCTGCTGGCGCCCCTGCTGGCCGGCGGCGACGCGGCCACCCGCGACGGCTACCAGCGGATGGGTCTGCTGCTCGCGGTCGGCATGCTCGCCGCCATGCTGGTCGGGGTGGCCGGCATCGGCCGGCTGCGCCGGGTCGCCGCGGCGTCGGCACCGGCGCACGAGGGCGGCTGGCGGGCGCTGGGCGCGGCGCTGCGGGACCGGCAGTTCCGCTGGCTGGTCGCCGCGTACCTGGCCATGTCCACCACCACCCACCTGGTCCTCGCCGGCGTGCCCTACTACGCCGAGTACGAGCTGGGGCGGGCCGGGCTGACCACCGTGCTGGTGGCCGCGTTCGTGGCGCCGGCGCTGCTGGTCACCCCGGCCTGGCTGGCGGTGGCCCGCCGGGTCGGCAAGCAGCGGGCGCTGCTGGCCGCGCAGGGCGCGTTCGCCGCCGGCTCGCTGGTGCTCGCGGTGGGTCGCCCGGCCGGGCTGCCGCTGCTGGTCGGCGCGGTGGCGGTGCTGGGGATCGCGTTCGCCGGCATGCAGTTGCTGCCGTTCTCCATGGTCCCGGACGTGATCCGGGCCGGCACCGGGGTGGGCGCGGGCACCTACACGGGTGTCTGGACGGCCACCGAGGCCACCGGCGCGGCGCTCGGCCCGTACCTCTACGCCCTGTGCCTGGCCGGCGGCGGCTTCGTCGCGTCCGTGGCCGGCGAGACGGTCGTCCAGCCGGACTCCGCGCTGGCCGCCGTCCGCTACGGCTTCGGCCTGCTGCCCGCCGCGGCGATGCTCGCCGCCATGCTGCTGCAGCGCCGCTACACCCTGGACCGCACCGCCCGCGCCGGAAACTGA
- a CDS encoding TetR/AcrR family transcriptional regulator, with product MPRRRPGRPRREETRPTRELVLTVATRLFAERGFDAVGLRDVAAAAGVDVATVSHHTGTKAQLYDACFARVFAAERQVLEAAAERARSALPAGPEAARRALHDLVDVFVDFLEDRPETTALWLRRWLEPHRHAELDERYAAPLYRLVAELLTAAAAAGTLVEPTPHITVRSLVWAVHGHVVALAAASSGARERREFRMFVHRFLDGLYGPAGS from the coding sequence ATGCCCCGACGCCGCCCGGGCCGGCCCCGGCGGGAGGAGACCCGACCGACCCGCGAGCTGGTGCTCACCGTGGCCACCCGGCTCTTCGCCGAGCGGGGGTTCGACGCCGTCGGGCTGCGCGACGTGGCGGCGGCCGCCGGCGTCGACGTGGCCACCGTCTCCCACCACACGGGCACCAAGGCGCAGCTCTACGACGCCTGTTTCGCCCGGGTCTTCGCCGCCGAGCGTCAGGTGCTGGAGGCGGCGGCCGAGCGGGCCCGTAGCGCGTTGCCGGCCGGCCCGGAGGCGGCCCGGCGGGCCCTGCACGACCTGGTCGACGTCTTCGTCGACTTCCTCGAGGACCGGCCGGAGACCACCGCGCTGTGGCTGCGCCGCTGGCTGGAGCCGCACCGGCACGCCGAGCTCGACGAGCGGTACGCCGCGCCGCTGTACCGGCTGGTGGCCGAGCTGCTCACCGCCGCCGCGGCGGCCGGCACGCTGGTCGAGCCGACCCCCCACATCACCGTGCGCAGCCTGGTCTGGGCGGTGCACGGGCACGTGGTGGCCCTGGCGGCGGCCTCGTCCGGGGCCCGGGAGCGGCGGGAGTTCCGGATGTTCGTGCACCGGTTCCTGGACGGCCTGTACGGCCCGGCCGGCTCTTGA